The following coding sequences are from one Pseudomonas mendocina window:
- the nhaA gene encoding Na+/H+ antiporter NhaA — MSQDHLADRAAIQLPKVMVDRLARPLSRFLHIESAAAGVLLLFTIAALVLSNSPWAQSFLALWETQGGFRLGSFDYTRSMKGWINDGLMTLFFFLVALELKRELVLGELNNARMAALSISAALGGMVVPAALYWGLQQGQPGQHGWGTVMATDTAFVIGCLALLGSRIPQSLRVFMLSLAIVDDIGAILVVAIGYSEHISWEMLILAAGGLAVVYGMSRAGIRSFRLYFLVGGLIWIAVDASGIHATITGGILGLMTPARRWVSDERLYAILSQVVAHPSSGEGSGETKDRQTLLAAEIAAREALSPVERLELGLHPWVGFVIMPLFAFANAGLPLSMAEIGNSVTLAVFIGFALGKPIGVLVFSWLAVYLGVAARPLDLDWRLIAGGGLLAGIGFTMALFIANLAFPAHLIDSAKLGIFAASVFSAVAGLMLLVWIAKPGSHHA; from the coding sequence GTGAGCCAGGATCATCTGGCCGATAGGGCAGCCATTCAATTGCCCAAGGTGATGGTCGACCGACTGGCCAGACCATTGTCTCGGTTCCTGCATATCGAATCGGCAGCCGCAGGCGTGCTCCTGCTGTTCACCATCGCCGCCCTTGTTCTCTCCAACTCGCCATGGGCGCAGTCGTTTCTGGCTCTGTGGGAAACCCAGGGCGGCTTTCGACTCGGTTCGTTCGACTACACACGCTCGATGAAAGGCTGGATCAACGACGGCCTGATGACGCTGTTCTTCTTCCTGGTCGCCCTGGAACTCAAGCGGGAACTGGTGCTGGGCGAACTGAACAATGCACGCATGGCCGCACTCTCGATCTCGGCAGCCCTCGGCGGCATGGTCGTGCCCGCCGCCCTGTACTGGGGCTTGCAGCAGGGCCAGCCCGGCCAGCATGGCTGGGGCACCGTCATGGCCACCGATACCGCATTCGTCATCGGGTGTCTGGCGCTTCTGGGCTCACGCATTCCGCAAAGCCTGCGCGTATTCATGCTGTCACTGGCCATCGTTGACGACATCGGTGCAATCCTGGTCGTGGCCATCGGCTACAGCGAACATATCTCCTGGGAAATGCTGATATTGGCTGCAGGAGGTCTGGCGGTCGTTTACGGCATGTCGCGAGCCGGCATCCGCAGCTTCAGGCTCTATTTTCTGGTCGGAGGGCTCATCTGGATTGCAGTGGATGCATCCGGCATACATGCAACGATCACCGGGGGGATTCTGGGGCTGATGACGCCGGCACGCCGCTGGGTCAGCGATGAGCGCTTGTACGCGATCCTGAGCCAGGTCGTCGCTCATCCCAGCAGTGGTGAGGGAAGCGGTGAAACCAAGGATCGCCAGACCCTGCTTGCAGCCGAGATCGCCGCGCGTGAAGCCCTGTCCCCCGTCGAGCGACTGGAGCTTGGCCTGCACCCCTGGGTCGGTTTCGTCATCATGCCCCTGTTTGCATTTGCCAATGCCGGATTGCCGCTGTCCATGGCGGAGATTGGCAACTCCGTCACCCTGGCCGTATTCATCGGTTTCGCACTGGGCAAACCCATTGGCGTCCTGGTCTTCAGCTGGCTGGCCGTCTACCTGGGCGTCGCCGCACGGCCTCTCGATCTCGATTGGCGATTGATCGCCGGTGGCGGTCTGCTCGCGGGTATCGGATTCACCATGGCCCTGTTCATCGCCAACCTGGCATTTCCCGCACATCTGATCGACAGCGCCAAGCTGGGCATCTTCGCGGCCTCGGTCTTCTCGGCCGTCGCGGGTCTCATGCTGCTGGTGTGGATAGCCAAACCAGGAAGTCACCACGCCTAG
- a CDS encoding Crp/Fnr family transcriptional regulator codes for MGTTTMPQQNHLLAALSKEVQDRLFPHLEHVELPLGKVLYESGDTLRHVYFPTDAIVSLLYVMESGASAEISVVGNEGLVGVALFMGGESTPSRAIVQSGGHAYRLLGQRLKDEFNRHGELLVLMLRYTQALITQMAQTAVCNRHHQIDQQLCRWLLLSLDRLPDNQLTMTQELIANMLGVRREGVTEAAGKLQRQGVIEYSRGHITVLDRQKLEQLSCECYAVVKRETDRLLPYVPRHQTT; via the coding sequence ATGGGGACGACCACCATGCCCCAGCAAAATCACCTGCTCGCCGCCTTGTCGAAGGAGGTGCAGGATCGGCTTTTTCCTCATTTGGAGCACGTGGAGTTGCCACTGGGCAAAGTTCTCTACGAGTCCGGCGATACCCTGCGTCATGTGTATTTCCCCACCGACGCCATTGTCTCACTGCTGTATGTAATGGAGAGCGGTGCCTCGGCTGAGATTTCCGTGGTGGGCAATGAGGGACTAGTGGGGGTGGCCCTGTTCATGGGGGGGGAAAGCACTCCAAGCCGCGCTATCGTACAGAGTGGCGGGCATGCCTATCGTCTGCTGGGGCAGCGCCTCAAAGATGAATTCAATCGGCATGGTGAATTGCTGGTTTTGATGCTGCGTTACACCCAGGCGCTGATCACTCAGATGGCACAAACCGCTGTTTGCAATCGGCATCACCAGATTGATCAGCAACTTTGTCGATGGCTGCTGTTATCACTCGACCGTCTTCCTGACAACCAACTGACCATGACTCAGGAGTTGATCGCGAACATGCTCGGGGTTCGTCGTGAGGGGGTGACTGAAGCCGCAGGAAAACTGCAGCGTCAGGGAGTGATCGAGTACAGCCGAGGGCACATCACCGTTCTGGATCGCCAGAAGCTGGAGCAACTGAGTTGCGAGTGCTATGCCGTGGTCAAGCGAGAAACCGACCGTCTGCTGCCCTACGTGCCACGGCATCAAACCACGTGA
- a CDS encoding PLP-dependent aminotransferase family protein, whose translation MELEHLTPSREHDAPIYLQLYRRYREAIASGKLNPGDRVPSVRSLASELNLARGTVEVAYQMLVSEGYFTTRGTSGTVVSPHLDGLAEPGHATPLAPAPSPASSLSHSSSEVLSFQLGLPALDAFPRKAWVRLTGRRLRSLDTAAMTYPDETGYEPLRRAIATYLGISRGIACSHEQVFVTAGYRGALELVCRTLLQPGDLGWYEEPGYLLARQFLQQAGMRLEPVPVDEEGLNVASGQQRAADARFAVVTPTHQSPTGVALSLPRRLELLDWASRRSAWIIEDDYDSEFRYHGRPLPALKSLDRDGRVLYTGTFSKVLFPGLRLAYLVVPASQVDTFRTAAHQYPSAGSILSQAMVADFMEQGHFTRHLRKMRTLYAQRHQFLIDALTQTMGQRLYVSPQAGGIHVLAYLNGRSDDQTLAKAARGNGLAVHALNDWRMHGAGQGGLLMGFANFKTAEETAISVRQLETLFSR comes from the coding sequence ATGGAGCTAGAGCACCTGACGCCCTCTCGGGAACACGACGCGCCGATCTACCTGCAGCTTTACCGCCGTTACCGGGAGGCAATCGCCAGCGGCAAACTCAACCCAGGCGACCGAGTGCCGTCCGTGCGTAGCCTGGCCAGCGAACTGAACCTGGCGCGTGGTACGGTCGAAGTGGCCTACCAGATGCTGGTGAGCGAGGGCTACTTCACGACGCGCGGCACTTCCGGCACCGTCGTTTCTCCCCACCTGGATGGCCTGGCAGAGCCTGGCCACGCGACGCCGCTCGCTCCCGCCCCGTCGCCAGCTTCCAGCCTGAGCCATTCGAGCAGCGAGGTGCTGTCGTTCCAGCTCGGTTTACCGGCGTTGGATGCGTTTCCGCGCAAAGCCTGGGTACGCCTGACCGGGCGCCGCCTTCGCTCCCTGGATACCGCCGCCATGACCTACCCCGATGAGACGGGATATGAACCACTGCGGCGGGCCATTGCGACCTATCTGGGAATATCACGCGGTATCGCCTGCTCGCATGAACAGGTCTTCGTCACGGCGGGTTATCGCGGGGCGTTGGAGCTCGTGTGCCGCACGCTGCTGCAACCTGGCGACCTGGGCTGGTACGAGGAGCCTGGCTACCTGCTGGCCCGGCAGTTCTTGCAGCAGGCAGGCATGCGCCTGGAGCCGGTGCCGGTCGATGAGGAAGGACTGAACGTGGCGAGTGGTCAGCAGCGTGCCGCCGACGCCCGTTTCGCCGTGGTTACCCCCACACACCAGAGCCCGACTGGCGTTGCGCTGTCGCTGCCGCGCCGTCTGGAGCTGCTGGACTGGGCGAGCCGACGCAGCGCCTGGATCATCGAGGACGACTACGACAGCGAGTTTCGTTACCACGGCCGCCCGCTGCCGGCACTCAAGAGCCTGGATCGCGATGGTCGGGTGCTCTACACCGGTACCTTCAGCAAGGTACTGTTTCCCGGTTTGCGCTTGGCTTATCTGGTGGTGCCTGCCAGTCAGGTCGACACCTTCAGAACGGCAGCGCACCAGTATCCCAGCGCTGGCTCGATCCTGTCGCAGGCCATGGTCGCCGACTTCATGGAGCAGGGGCACTTCACCCGGCATCTTCGCAAGATGCGGACTCTGTACGCGCAGAGGCATCAGTTTCTGATCGATGCGCTGACCCAGACGATGGGACAACGCCTGTACGTTTCGCCGCAGGCCGGCGGTATTCACGTGCTGGCCTACCTGAATGGTCGCAGCGACGACCAAACCCTGGCCAAGGCCGCCAGAGGCAACGGTCTTGCAGTGCATGCCCTGAATGACTGGCGAATGCACGGTGCAGGGCAGGGCGGGTTGCTGATGGGCTTTGCCAACTTCAAGACGGCCGAAGAAACCGCGATCTCGGTTCGTCAACTCGAAACCCTGTTCAGCCGTTAG